The Amycolatopsis endophytica genome includes the window TGGCCGCGATCGCCGAGCACGCGGGCGTGTCGAAGGCCGCCGTGCTGTACCACTTCGGATCGAAGGACGATCTGGCCGAAGCGACGCTCGGGCACGTGTTCGAGGCGTTCGGCGCGCACGTCCTGGACCGGATGGCGGCCGCGCCGGACACGCGGGCGCGGCTGTCGGCCTACGTGCGCGGCCTGATCGACTACCAGGGCGGCCACCGCACGCACGTCCGGCTCATCACCGAGGTGCTGCTGGACGACCGGGGCGGGACGCGGTTCCGGCAGCCCGGCCAGCACGACCGCAACCAGCGGTGGCAGATGCTGGCCGAGCTGCTCGCGGCCGGTCAGGCCGAGGGCGTGTTCCGCCCGTTCGACGCGAAGACGACCGCGCTCGCCATCGGCGGCGCGATCGACAACGTGGTGTCGCAATGGCTCGCCGACCCCGGTCTCGACCTCACCGCGGCGGCGGACGAGCTGGAGACGTTCGTGCTGCGCGCGGTCGAGGCGAGCTGATCAGCGCCGGGCGAACGGCGGTGCGTGTTCGGGTCGCACCCCGATGCCGCCGAGGCGGGCGGTGAGCCCGCGCAGCGCCGGGAACCGGTCCACGGCACGCAGCATCAACGGCACTCCGTCCAAAGTGCCCTCGAGTGCGGGCCGCAGCAGCGTCTGGTGCTCGCCGTGTTGCTGGGCCTGCGCCACCACCATCGGCAGGTTGCGGCGGCGCTGGACGCGGGCCAGGTCGGGGGTGCGGAGGGTGCCGCGGCGCAGGGGCCCGGCCAGGATGCGGGCGGCGGCGACGGCGTCCTGTACGGCGAGGTTGACCCCGACCCCGCCCACCGGGGACATCGCGTGCGCGGCGTCGCCGAGACAGAGCAGCCCCGGCCGGTACCAGCGGCGTACCCGGTTCACCCGCACGTTCAGCAGCTGCACGTCGTCGCACGTGGTGATTCCGGCGAGCCGCTCGGGTGGCCAGTCGAACAGGTCCGCCAGGTCGCGCCGGAACGCCTCCAGCCCGCGGGCCCGCAACGCGGCGTCCTGGCCCTTCGGGATGAGGTAGGAGGTCTGGTAGTAGTCGCCGCGGTCCATCGTCACCGCGGCCAGCCCGCGGGTGAAGCGGCCGAACACCCGGCCGTCGGTGGTCTCGCCGGCGGGACCGGCCGGGACCCGGACCTGCCACACGTCCATCGGCGCGGGCAGCTCCCGCACCGGCAACCCGGCTTCGGCGCGCACCACCGAGTCGCGTCCGTCGCAGGCGAGCACCAGGGTGGCGGCGATCGTGCCCGTGGTGCCGTCGGTGCCGCGCCAGTGCACCCCGGGCACCCGGTCGCCGTCGTGACGCAGCCCCGGCACCTCGGTGTCGCGTCGCAGCGTGAACGTCGGCTCGCGCTCCGCTTCGCCGGCGAGCAGGTCGAGGAAATCGCCCTGCGGCACCATCGCGATGGAGGGGTAGCGGCCCGGAACCCGCCGGAAGTCGGCGGCGACGACCACCCGGTCGCCGATCCGCATCCGCATCTCCGC containing:
- a CDS encoding FAD-dependent oxidoreductase, yielding MDETDVCVVGGGPAGMVAGLLFARAGARVTVLEKHADFLRDFRGDTVHPGTLRLLDELGLGERFAALPRGILAEMRMRIGDRVVVAADFRRVPGRYPSIAMVPQGDFLDLLAGEAEREPTFTLRRDTEVPGLRHDGDRVPGVHWRGTDGTTGTIAATLVLACDGRDSVVRAEAGLPVRELPAPMDVWQVRVPAGPAGETTDGRVFGRFTRGLAAVTMDRGDYYQTSYLIPKGQDAALRARGLEAFRRDLADLFDWPPERLAGITTCDDVQLLNVRVNRVRRWYRPGLLCLGDAAHAMSPVGGVGVNLAVQDAVAAARILAGPLRRGTLRTPDLARVQRRRNLPMVVAQAQQHGEHQTLLRPALEGTLDGVPLMLRAVDRFPALRGLTARLGGIGVRPEHAPPFARR
- a CDS encoding TetR/AcrR family transcriptional regulator, whose amino-acid sequence is MAARRTGGKPTFTEQARRRQLIEATIEVISARGYGGASLAAIAEHAGVSKAAVLYHFGSKDDLAEATLGHVFEAFGAHVLDRMAAAPDTRARLSAYVRGLIDYQGGHRTHVRLITEVLLDDRGGTRFRQPGQHDRNQRWQMLAELLAAGQAEGVFRPFDAKTTALAIGGAIDNVVSQWLADPGLDLTAAADELETFVLRAVEAS